The following proteins come from a genomic window of Chryseobacterium glaciei:
- a CDS encoding bacteriocin-like protein yields the protein MKNLKKLTRDQLEKVNGAGEIKCVTTCFCFTDTDGEAYIGACNAKGVCC from the coding sequence ATGAAAAATTTAAAAAAACTTACAAGAGATCAATTAGAAAAAGTTAATGGTGCTGGAGAAATCAAGTGTGTTACAACTTGCTTTTGTTTTACAGACACAGACGGTGAGGCTTACATCGGTGCTTGCAACGCGAAAGGAGTTTGCTGTTAA
- a CDS encoding TlpA family protein disulfide reductase, which translates to MKNVINILFLCLCFSVFKAQQTTVSSIKYEELEKRIQQEKDKLLVVNFWSTTCAPCVKELPHFMEVNNKYANNRKFKMILVSLDRLVDKERVIKFIKNKNLTAEVILLDDIKRMNTWIPKFEKDWDGNIPVTIFYKNGEKVHFNDGEMSKQELENTITKNLQ; encoded by the coding sequence ATGAAGAATGTAATCAATATATTATTTCTGTGTTTGTGTTTTTCGGTTTTTAAAGCACAACAGACAACGGTTTCTTCAATTAAATATGAAGAGCTGGAAAAACGTATTCAACAGGAGAAAGATAAACTTCTTGTCGTTAATTTTTGGTCAACGACTTGTGCGCCATGCGTAAAAGAGCTTCCTCATTTCATGGAAGTCAATAATAAATATGCTAATAATCGGAAATTTAAAATGATCTTGGTTTCACTTGATCGATTGGTAGATAAAGAAAGAGTGATCAAATTCATCAAAAATAAAAACCTCACGGCAGAAGTAATTTTATTGGATGACATCAAAAGAATGAACACCTGGATTCCTAAGTTTGAAAAAGACTGGGACGGAAATATTCCAGTGACGATTTTCTATAAAAATGGCGAAAAAGTACATTTCAACGACGGAGAAATGAGCAAACAAGAACTTGAAAATACAATTACTAAAAATTTACAATAA
- a CDS encoding thioredoxin family protein, protein MKNLKILMTAFVVGLGLLSFTTINDDKAPQKQSNASSKGYGVGDEATDFKLKNVDGKMVSLREFKSAKGFIVIFTCNHCPYAKKYEDRIVELDKKYKDQGYPVIAINPNDPSVQPEDGYKQMIDRAKEKGFTFPYLVDEGQKVFPQYGATKTPHVFVLQKENGKNIVKYIGAIDNNYENPNDVSEYYAQDALNALIKGEPIKMTKTVAIGCTVKVKK, encoded by the coding sequence ATGAAAAATCTAAAAATTTTAATGACGGCTTTTGTCGTTGGTTTAGGGCTTTTAAGCTTCACAACGATAAACGATGATAAGGCGCCTCAAAAACAAAGCAACGCTTCTTCAAAAGGATATGGAGTAGGAGACGAGGCAACAGATTTTAAGCTAAAAAATGTTGATGGAAAAATGGTTTCGTTGAGAGAGTTTAAGTCCGCAAAAGGTTTTATCGTGATCTTCACATGCAACCATTGCCCGTATGCGAAAAAATACGAGGACAGAATTGTTGAACTTGACAAAAAATACAAAGATCAGGGTTATCCCGTGATCGCGATCAATCCGAATGACCCAAGTGTACAGCCGGAAGACGGTTACAAACAAATGATCGACAGAGCTAAAGAAAAAGGGTTTACTTTCCCTTATTTGGTGGATGAAGGTCAGAAGGTTTTCCCTCAATACGGAGCGACAAAAACACCTCATGTATTTGTTTTACAGAAAGAAAACGGTAAAAATATAGTAAAATACATCGGAGCGATCGATAATAATTACGAAAATCCAAACGATGTTTCAGAATATTACGCTCAAGATGCTTTAAATGCTTTGATAAAAGGTGAGCCTATAAAAATGACAAAAACTGTTGCCATTGGATGTACTGTGAAAGTAAAGAAATAA
- a CDS encoding energy transducer TonB codes for MKKSFFFLIAFLGITVFGQKAETKTGTPTITDYTFLKSKMKMDDVVTKADKAPEFPGGMEAFHRKFAENMDIIDVKTNKINTRVYFIVEKNGYVRYVTATGDDKKHSAAAETAIRRMFVKWKPATVNNEPVRYLYTFPLSLKKY; via the coding sequence ATGAAAAAATCATTCTTCTTTTTAATAGCATTTTTAGGCATTACAGTATTTGGGCAAAAAGCAGAAACAAAAACAGGTACTCCAACGATTACAGATTATACATTTTTAAAATCAAAAATGAAAATGGATGATGTGGTAACAAAAGCAGATAAGGCACCCGAATTTCCGGGAGGAATGGAAGCTTTCCACAGAAAATTTGCCGAGAACATGGATATTATTGATGTAAAAACTAATAAGATCAACACAAGAGTCTATTTTATCGTTGAAAAAAACGGCTATGTACGATACGTTACTGCAACCGGAGATGATAAAAAACACTCAGCTGCCGCAGAAACAGCCATCAGAAGAATGTTTGTAAAATGGAAACCAGCTACTGTAAATAATGAACCCGTTCGTTATCTTTATACTTTCCCTTTATCATTGAAGAAATATTAA